A single region of the Raphanus sativus cultivar WK10039 chromosome 1, ASM80110v3, whole genome shotgun sequence genome encodes:
- the LOC108829881 gene encoding GTP-binding protein ERG, with protein sequence MKAFRSLRVLISTTSPRSKPHYLPHTFLRRFYSAQPNLDDPTGDSVFDSSQYSVPDPLKKPKQPNWDKGYRERVQKELFPEEKGQLKQSSDEEEEDSSEEESVDRSRILAKALLEAALESADDELGEGEVREEDQKSLNVGIIGPPNAGKSSLTNFMVGTKVAAASRKTNTTTHEVLGVLTKGDTQVCFFDTPGLMLKKSGYGYKDIKARVQNAWTSVDLFDVLIVMFDVHRHLTCPDSRVVRLITYMGEEANPKQKRILCMNKVDLVEKKKDLLKVAEEFQNLPAYERYFMISGLKGSGVKDLSQYLMDQAVKKPWEEDPFTMSEEVMKNISLEVVRERLLDHVHQEVPYGVEHRLVDWREQRDGSLRIEQHLITPKLSQRKILVGKGGAKIGRIGIEANEELRRIMNRKVHLILKVLLK encoded by the exons ATGAAAGCTTTTAGATCCCTACGAGTTCTAATCTCCACGACGTCCCCTCGCTCTAAACCCCATTATCTCCCTCACACCTTCCTCCGCAGGTTCTACTCGGCGCAGCCGAACCTAGACGATCCCACCGGAGACTCTGTTTTCGACAGCAGCCAATACTCAGTCCCTGATCCTTTGAAAAAGCCAAAGCAACCTAATTGGGATAAAGGGTACAGAGAAAGGGTACAGAAGGAGCTGTTTCCGGAAGAGAAGGGTCAATTGAAACAGAGCtccgatgaagaagaagaagatagttcCGAAGAAGAGAGTGTTGATCGGTCGAGGATCCTAGCGAAGGCTCTCTTGGAGGCGGCGCTTGAGTCAGCTGATGACGAGCTCGGCGAAGGCGAGGTTCGTGAAGAAGATCAGAAGTCTCTTAATGTCGGCATCATCGGTCCACCGAACGCCGGCAAATCATCCCTCACGAACTTCATG GTGGGAACAAAGGTTGCAGCTGCTTCACGGAAGACCAACACGACTACTCATGAAGTGTTGGGAGTATTGACCAAAGGAGATACACAAGtt TGTTTCTTTGATACACCGGGTTTAATGTTGAAGAAAAGCGGATATGGTTACAAAGACATCAAGGCTCGTGTTCAAAATGCTTGGACTTCTGTTGACCTTTTTGATGTCCTCATTGTTATGTTTGATGTCCACAGGCATCTCACTTG TCCGGATTCAAGAGTTGTACGCTTGATCACATACATGGGAGAGGAAGCAAATCCGAAACAAAAGCGCATTTTATGTATGAACAAAGTTGATTTggttgagaagaagaaagatctGTTAAAGGTTGCTGAGGAGTTCCAGAATCTCCCTGCATATGAAAG GTACTTCATGATATCAGGGCTCAAGGGATCCGGAGTTAAGGATCTTAGCCAGTATTTAATGGACCAGGCAGTAAAGAAGCCATGGGAGGAAGATCCATTCACCATGAGTGAAGAAGTCATGAAGAACATCTCTCTTGAAGTTGTTAGGGAGAGATTACTAGACCATGTTCATCAg GAAGTACCGTATGGTGTGGAGCACCGTCTAGTGGACTGGAGAGAGCAGCGAGACGGGTCTCTGAGGATTGAACAGCATCTCATCACTCCTAAACTTAGCCAACGCAAGATTCTCGTTGGCAAGGGAGGCGCTAAAATCGG GAGGATAGGAATAGAGGCAAATGAAGAACTTAGGAGAATAATGAACCGCAAAGTTCATCTCATTCTCAAAGTGTTGCTCAAGTGA